ATCGCCGCCGGGGCGTCTCCCATCGGCACGCTCGACTGCGTGTCGGCGTGGCTGACCGACTTTCGCGACGAGCTGCGCCTGATCGACGTGCCCACGCTCATCATCCATGGCGATGCGGACCGCATCCTGCCGATCGAAGCGACGGGACATCCCACCCACGCCGTGGTCCCCGGCAGTCGACTGGCCGTGATCGCGGGCGGCCCGCACGGCCTCATCTGGACCCACGCCGCCGAGGTCAACGAGGCGTTGCTCGCGTTCCTCCGGTGAGGGATCGCCTCACACGGGACGGTTCCACCGGCGATCGTCAGCCGCCTCCGTCCGCCTGGAAGAGCAGGTAGTCCAGCGCCATCGCCGCCGCCGCGCCCTCGTGGGCGGCGGTGATGACCTGGTGGGAGAACAGCCGCGTGACGTCGCCGGCGGCGAACACGCCGCGGACGCTCGTGTGCGCCTCGGTGTCGACCTGGATGTAGCCCTCGGCGGTGAGCTTTACGCCGAGCGACGCGGCCAGCTTCGTGTTCGGCACGGCCCCGCGCAGGCTGAAGACGTGGTCGACTTCGATCTCGGTCCCGTCGGCCAGCGTCACCGCGGCGAAGTAGCCCGTGGCGCGTGCGCGGGCGGATGCGATCGTGCCGAGCAGGATCGGCACGCCGCTGCGGTGGAGGGCGTCGAGGGCCGGCTGCGGCATGGGCTCGGCCCCGGCTTCGACGAGGAGCGCCACCGAGGCGGCGTAGCGCCGCATCTGGACGGCCAACTCGGCCGCCTCGGCCGTTCGCCCGACGACCAGGACACGCTGCCCGGCCATCTCGTGCCCGTCGCAGACGACGCACCAGTGCATCGATCGGCCGATGTACGCTTCGTGGCCCGGGAACGGCACCCACTTGTCCGCCACCCCGGTCGCCAGCACGACGGCGCGACAGCGCAGCGGTGCGCCGTCGACCGTCGCGACGAAGCCATTGCCGTCGCGCGCGAGGGCCGTGACCTCGTGATCCAGGATGCGGGCGCCGAACCGCTCGGCCTGCCGACGACCGCGGGCGGTCAACTCGACGATCGAGATCCCGTCCGGAAAGCCGAAGTAGTTGAAGTTCGTCTGCGCCCAGTCGGATCGCCCCGGCCGCATCGCGTCGCACACGACGACCGATCGGAGCGCGCGCGCCAGGTAGATCGCCGCGGACAGTCCGGCCGGCCCGCCGCCGACGATGAGCGCATCCACGACCGACTGTGCATCCCCGTCGCCCACCATCGCACCTCCGCGCCTCCGCACCGGGTCGGCAACCCGCGAAGGAATTGATGATGGCACGGGCGTGGGAGGACGCGCGAGCGACGCGTGAGCGACGCGCGTCAGCCGCCGAGGTTCGCCAGGAACGGCAGCCGCAGGACGCTCCCCACGAGCAGCACGCCGAGGTCGAGGCGGGTAACGCCGGCGTGTGGCTCGGATACGAGGAAGATCCGGTCGCCGGCGACGGCGATCGAGAACGCCGGATAGGTGTAGACGTAGGGTGTCCCGATGATCGGAATCGCCGGGTCGGTGATGTCGATTGCCAGCAACGACCGCTCGTTGCTCACAACGACGATCGGGTGGTCGGCGACACGACCGAGGTTCACGTCGGTGTATCGGGGGAAGTCGAACGGGTTGAACGGGGACGCTTCGCTGGCCGGAAGCGGGATGAGGGCGACGGGTGCCAGCGTGCCGGCCTTGGCCGCGGCCCGGTCGTAGACCTGGATCTGATCATGGGCGAGCGTCACGATCCAATCCTCGTTCAGCGCGGCGTCCCACAGCGGGACAGCGTGATCGAACGGGCCGGGCACGGGCGCGCTTGGATCGCCGACGTCATAGACATCGAGACCGGCCCGCGATGCGATGTAGAGGCGCCCGTCGGCCAGGAACATCTCGCCTTCGTAGAGAACCGGCCCCGGTCGATCGATCTCGCCGACGGGGCGGGGCTCCGCAGCGTCTGTCACGTCGAACAGCTGGATCGGCCCGTCTCCCCCAACCGTGGCGAGAGTGTTCCCGTCCGCCGCAATGAATTCTTGCCAGTCAGGCAGCTGGGCGACGCGCACGGGCCGCCGCCGGTCGCGAACGTCGAAGCCGAACAGACCTCCCGATTGCACGTCTGCCAGCCACACCGTGTCGTCCGCGACGGCGATGTCGAGTACGGCGTACGACCACTGGTCACCGTTCGGGTGGACGGCGATCTGTCCCACGACGGTCGGTGGAGCGTCCGAACCCCAATCGATCGTGCTGAGGGCATTCATCCGGGTGATGAGGATGTCGTCCCCTTCGGCCCAGATGGCCGGCCCGCGCGCGCCGAGAACGTCGCCGCCCTCCCATGACAGCGGCGGATGCCGCAACCGGCCGACGATCTGCGGCAAGGTGGCGCCCTCCTTCATCTCGAGAACGGCAACTCCGCAACCGGAGACCACCAGCCTCGAGCCGGCAACCGCCGTGTCGCCCAAGCAGGCGGGCGTCGTCGTCACGGGTTCGATCAACGAAGTCGCTGACCAGGTAAACGAGGTCGGGTCCGTGGCATCGACGGCCCAAACACCGCCCGTCGCCTCTGGCAAGAATACCAGGTTGCGCCCGCCCCAGGTGGTGGCGCTGACGCCACTGATCATCATCCGAGGCACGATATGCCCAAAGAACGGTAGTTCCGAGTCGCCCAGGCGTCGCGGCAGATCCGCACAGACATCAAAGACCTTCACATTGCCGCCCCCCTGTGACCAGTCGGCGCCGTATCCACCGTACAACCGACATCCGTCGACAACGATCCGATTCATCAGCAAGCCCTTGTAGGAAGTGAAACCCACTGGCTCGAACACAATCCTCCCTTCACCCGAGCTGTTCACCTGCAGCCGGCCAACGAAGCCATCCCCGCCCCCGTCGACGCCGCTTACGACGAGCGAAGCGGCTGACAATGCGACAGCGTAGACGCGGCCGGATGACTCAGCAGGCGACCAGTGTCCGACGACGTGCGGCATGCCCGATGGATCGAGCTGCAATGCGAGAAGTCCGCTTGTCTCGACCCCTAGACGGATCACTTCGTAGTCCGCGTAGAGCAGCACCGCATCTGTCCCTCGCGCCACGATCGCCTCGATGGACCGCTCCGGAGCCATCGGCACGATCGCCCGCAGTACCGGACGATTCGGATCCTGTACGTCGAACAGCGCGACGCCGTCCTTCCCCCGCCCGGTGATCGCCCACAGCCACCGCCCGCTCACCGCCATGTCCGTGATCGGCGTCGGCGCATAGTCATCCCGCCCCGTCGCCAGCGCCGCGCTCCGCCCGATCAGCCGCGGCCCCGCCGGATCGCCGATGTCCGCCACCGCCACGGCCCGCCCCACGCTGTAGTACGCCCGGTCGCCCTCCACCGCCACGGCGCGCGTCTCGCCGAACCAGCGGTCGGCGGGGCGGACGTACGGGCGGGTCGCCGGGGCGGGCGGCTGGGCGAGGGCGCGCGCGTCGGCCGGGCGGCGCGGCGGGCTGGCGGCGGCGAGCGTGGCGGCGGCGAGGGCGGAGAGGGCGAGGGCGCGGGGGACGATGGCCGGGCGCATGGCGGGCTCCGATGGGGGCGGTTTGTTGTGGGCGGGAGCCTAACGCAACAACGCGGCGGCGAACAGCGATAGGCACGTCCGTGGCAGGCCGTTCGCGTGTGTGGAATGCAGGGATGAGCGGCCTCAGGTTTCAATATTGCTCCGTGCCGAAAAGCAACATGGATTCACACCAAGAATCAACATTGACTCTCGATCAGACTCAACATTGCTTTTCGGCCCAGCCACGCGGCGCACCCGCCATTGCCCCGCCGCACGCGCACACCTATCCTTCCCCGGCCCCCGACGCGCCCCACCAGGAGGCGCACCGTGCCCCGATCCGCACCGTCTTTCGTCGATCCGTTCGTCGATCCGTTGGCACACCCATTGGTCGATTCCGTGCCCTCTCCAACCCACCCCCCCGTCCGCCGGCCGCGCCCCGCGCCGGTGCCTCGGCCTGCGTCCGACGACGAACTGCCGCCGCTCTGCAACGGCGATCGTCTGACGCAGCCCGAGTTCCACCGCCGCTACCTGGCCACGCCGGAGACGTTCCACGCCGAGCTCATCGAGGGGATCGTGTTTGTCATGGCTTCGCCGATCAGCTTGTCCAAGCACGGGGGGCCACAGGGCTTCCTCATCACCTGGCTCGGCCTCTATGCCGGGCACACGCCTGGCCTGGAAGTCACCGGCCCGGTCACGCTCGTCGTCGACAACGAGAACGAGGTCGAGCCGGACGCGATGCTGCGGCTTGATGAGGCGCGCGGTGGGTCGAGTCGACCCACCGATGACGATTATCTGTCCGGCATCCCCGAACTGGTCTTCGAGGTATCCGCCTCCAGCGCCGCCTACGACCTGAACGCGAAGAAACGTGTGTACGCCCGCATCGGCGTCCCCGAGTACATCGTCGCCACCGCGCACGAGCGCGGCTTGCACTGGTTCGTGCTGACCGACGGCGCCTACGTCGAACAGGCGCCGGACGATGACGGGGTCTATCGCAGCCCGCTGTGGCCGGGACTGTGGTTGCCGGCGGACGCCATGTGGGCCCGCGACGCCGCGGCCTCGTTCGCAGCGGTACGGGCGGACGTGGCGACGGAGGGGCATGCGGCGCTTGTGGCGCGACTCGGTCAGGGCGCGTAGGCGCGGCGTCGCGCGAGTGATGGGGGTGACGGGGGTCAGCCCCCCAGGTTGGCCAGGAACGGCAGTCGGAGCACGTGCGTGACTCTCAGGAGCGCGCCGAGATCGAACACCGTGACCTCAGGGCCATTGCGGTGCCCGATGCCGTAGAAGAGCGAGCCGGTTACCGCCGCGTGGTCGATGGATGTCGGGAAGCGAAACGGCGGCCCGACGATCGGCGCGCTGGCGGCGGTGATATCGACGGACTGTGCCTTCCGGTTTCCGCTCAGCACGGCGTACACGCGGTCGCCCACGTGCGTCACATGGACCTCGTCGTACGGGGCAGAGCCGTCGGCTTCGAACGGAATCGGCACGGTCGTCAGGAGGACCGTCCGGCCCGCGCGCGCGGCCGTTCGATCGTAGAGAACGAGGTTGTTCGAGCGGAGCGCCACGATCCGGTCCGGCAGGAGGGCCAGATCGCGGATCGACTCGGTTCGATCGATGAGGATCGTTCGCGGGTTCGCGGGGTCCGCAATGTCGGCGATGTCGATCACCGCGAGCCCCTCCGACGAACCCACGATCAGCTCGGCGCCGTCGACGATCATCTCGCCGGGAAAGAGGCTGCCGTTCATCGGGCCCTGGATGGGAAGGGAGATCGTGCCGACTTGGCGCGGCGTGGCGGGTTGCTCCAGGCGGAAGACGTGTGCCTTCCCGTCACGCACCCTGTTCTCGTACGGCGCGATCACCAGCGTGTGATCGTCGGCCGCGACCGCGGCGTCCCGATGGATGGCCAAGCGGGCGATCTGGACCGGGTGGAAGGCGTCCCGCACATCGACCCCGACGATGGCGTCGGAATCGTGGTTCGACAGCCATGCCGTGTCGCGGCTGACCGCGATGTCGGCCCAGTGGGTGGGCCACATGTCCGTCTCGGGCTCGAGTCGCAGCTGTCCGCCGACCATCGGCGGAGCATCCGGCGTTCGGACGAGCTCGCTGAAGATGTCGGCGCCCACGACGAAGACGCGGTTCCCGAAGGCAGCCGCCGCCAGTCCTTGGCGGTAGTACGCCGTCGGCGCCGCCATGCCGGGCAGGCCGAGGATCCGACCCCGCGACGCGCTCGGCGGCTCCGGGCGATCCGTTGCGGCGGTCTCGAGGCCGCAGCCGGCCACGGCCAGCCGATCGGCGGACGCGGCGACGCTTCCCCGGCACAACGTGGTGTTCGTCGTGGCCGGCAGGAGCCGCACGGCGGTCAACGGGCCGGGGGTTTCGAGCGCCGCCCAGTCGATCGACCACACACCGCCGTAGTCGCTGCCGAACAGCAGCCGACGTGTGCCCATGACCGTTGCCAGCGCGATGCCGGACATCGGATCATCTCCCAGCGGCGGATCGATCGACTGCGGATCGCCGACCTGGCGGATCGTGGCGCCGCAGGCATCGAACGGGGTCACCTGCTTCGTCCACCGTCTCATCTCCAAGCTGACGACGCGACAGCCGTCGGCGACGATGTGGGTCATCGCGTAGAACGTGGTGTCGCCCGTCGTTCCGACGACCCGTAGTGCAGGCCGGCCGGCCTCGTCGCGCGCCAGCTCGAAGCGAAGGAGTCGGCGGAACGTCCCGGCCAGAATGCCCACATCCGTCCACAGCACCGGCGCGGCGAACTTCGCCTGGTCCTCGTCCCTCCACTCCGCGACCGCGACGGCCGGTCCTGCGGAGTCGGACTGGAGGACGGCAAGCCCGGATTCGTTCGTACGCGTCCGGTAGAGCGCCACGACCACTTGGGTGCCCCGCGCGGCGATGCTCAGCGGCAGGCTGTCCGGATCCAGCGCCGTCTGCGATCGGAAGCGCGGTTCGTCCGCGCGCGTGACGTCGAAGCGCGCCACCCCGTCGACGGCCCGGCCGGTGATCGCCCAGAGCACGCCGTCGCCGAGAGCGATCGCGGTGATCGGCGGGGCGTCCTCGTCGCCGTCGGCCAGCGGCAGCGGCGCGCTCCGGCCGAGCAGCCGCGGCAGGGTCGGATCCGCCATGTCCGCGACCGCGATGCTCCGCCCGACGCTGAAGTAGGCCCGATGGCCGTCCACCGCGACGGCCCGCGTCTCACCCAGCCAACGATCGACGGGCTGGAAGTACGGTCGTGGCACGTCGGGCGGCTGCGCCGCCGCGGCGCTGTTCGGATGGGCGGCGGAGGGGCTCGTCAGCAGGGTGGCGGTGATCGCGGCGACGGCGACGGCGGCGCGGAGAGAGGTGTCCGTTTTCATGGGTGGCTCCGTTGATGGCGCTTCGATGCACGCCAAACGTAGCCGTCAAGCCCGTTCACGGCAAGGGCGCTCCGGTGACCAGTGCATCGCGGCCCACGAACGCATTACGGCTTGTCGGCACCGAGCCACGGCAAGTGCAGCACGCCCGCGATGCCCGATGTGCCGAGCTCGAACACCGAGAACTCGACCCCCGCCCGCCGCCCGAACAGGAAAGCGCGGTCGCCGTGGACGGCCATCCCGTCGGCGTTCACCGGCAAGAGGACCGCGGGCCCGACGACGGGGTGTGATGGGTCCGTGATATCGACCGCCAGAAGTGTCGGGCCGCGCCGGACGACGGCCACCCGCCGGCCGGCAACGTGGCCGATGCCGACGGACGTGTCGCGGTACGCCGCCGCGGCGATCGGCAGCGGAACGGTGGACGCCACGCGGATCCGGCCCTCGTCGATCTCGTCGGTGCGGAAGATCGCGAGACCGTCCTCGGCCTGCCCGACGTCCGCCAGCGCCACCGCCAGGCCGTCCGCCACCGCCATCGCGCCGGTCGGGATGCCGTCGTGCCGCCCGATGATCGCCGGGCGCACGGGATCGCGCACGTCGACGACGACCAGCCCCTTGGCGCCGGTCGAGGCGATCAGGCGGTCGCCGGCGAAGGCCATGTCGCTGGACGGGGGCACCTCGAGCGAGAGCACGCTCCGGCTGTGGGGCAGCCGCGGGTCGGTGACGTCGATCAGCTCGACCGCATCGCCCATCGAGGCGGCGAGAAGGCCGTCGGTGACGGCGATGACGTCCGCCTCCGGATACCCGCTCTCGATGACGAAGGGCGCGCGCGGATCGCTGAGGTCGATCGCGACGACCGAGTCGTCCCCCGGCGCCACCCAAGCAGTGTGGCCCGCGACGGCAAGATCGTCGATATCGAAGAATGGATGGCCGACATCCCGGTAGGCGACGCGCCCGACAACCACCGGCCCGAGCGGCCCGATCGGGCGGACGACGCTCAACACGTTGCCGTGGCCGATCAGCACGGCGTCGTCCGTGGCCGCCATCGCCGTCAACCACGGACCGTCCCCCGTTCTGTCGCCGTACGATGGTGCGCTCAGGATCGCGCCGTCGCGGACCGGCCGCTCCACGTTGG
The window above is part of the Candidatus Avedoeria danica genome. Proteins encoded here:
- a CDS encoding NAD(P)/FAD-dependent oxidoreductase — its product is MVGDGDAQSVVDALIVGGGPAGLSAAIYLARALRSVVVCDAMRPGRSDWAQTNFNYFGFPDGISIVELTARGRRQAERFGARILDHEVTALARDGNGFVATVDGAPLRCRAVVLATGVADKWVPFPGHEAYIGRSMHWCVVCDGHEMAGQRVLVVGRTAEAAELAVQMRRYAASVALLVEAGAEPMPQPALDALHRSGVPILLGTIASARARATGYFAAVTLADGTEIEVDHVFSLRGAVPNTKLAASLGVKLTAEGYIQVDTEAHTSVRGVFAAGDVTRLFSHQVITAAHEGAAAAMALDYLLFQADGGG
- a CDS encoding Uma2 family endonuclease, with the protein product MPRPASDDELPPLCNGDRLTQPEFHRRYLATPETFHAELIEGIVFVMASPISLSKHGGPQGFLITWLGLYAGHTPGLEVTGPVTLVVDNENEVEPDAMLRLDEARGGSSRPTDDDYLSGIPELVFEVSASSAAYDLNAKKRVYARIGVPEYIVATAHERGLHWFVLTDGAYVEQAPDDDGVYRSPLWPGLWLPADAMWARDAAASFAAVRADVATEGHAALVARLGQGA